In Silene latifolia isolate original U9 population chromosome X, ASM4854445v1, whole genome shotgun sequence, the following proteins share a genomic window:
- the LOC141621959 gene encoding protein unc-13 homolog encodes MGLHTRHESHPLPSSSRHVGTTSCITSMNMSSLLSPRASASPQCPAELEPDPDLSWPFGKLDGVDKHDIRETAYEVFFTSCRSSPGFGGRNALAFYSSHDHHNNNGDNNNNGPTSPGSPGSGRGTGVGMVTNSRIKRALGLRTLKRVPSRRSSLGGGVGLGSSSSNTGGGPSSPNSNYGHAFGHIGHSHGGGSPGISFTVPSRTARRPLTSAEIMRVQMRVTEPSDNRLRKTLMRTLVGQMGRRAETIILPLELLRHLKPSEFRDHAEYHFWQKRQLKILETGLILNPSIPLEQPNISVNKLRDIMRANEDKPIDTSKNSDTMKQLCNCILSLAWRGANGNATDVCHWADGYPLNLHLYVALLQSIFDHKDETAVLDEVDELMELMKKTWTTLGINRSIHNVCFIYVLFQQYVLTGQTEQDLLCATLTLLVEVAIDAKRSSERDSIYVKTLASVLSSIIGWSEKKMLSYHDAFPKGNIGIMENLLPLVLQARKILDEDVSATIAARQDEGEEKTNTLEPSGDRVEFYIRSSVRTAFTKMAESMNIASMQLEGEKEVSEALIVLAQGTEELAAKEKESYSNTLKRWHSVSAAIASVTLHSCYGAVLQRYLTGISMLSTETINVLYRAGRLEKILVQMIVEDTVECEDGGKSIVREMVPYEVDSVIIRLLRKWIEERLRKGKDCVQRAKETETWNPKSKAEPFAHSAVELMKIAKQTIDDFFEIPIGLSDDLVQNLADGLERVIREYSSFVASCGTKQSYVPTLPPLTRCSRDSKFAKLWKRAGCNVGMNDLHHYMAALEGHHARPSTSRGTQRLYIRLNTLHYLLSHLNSLDKALALSPRVNPTTQKRYPNTRRNLGTSTSYFELARASMQGAIQHVAEVSAYRLIFLDSNSVLYESLYVFNVSNSRVRPALRILKQNLTLLGAILIDHAQPLAVKEVMKAAFEAYLMVLLAGGSTRTYCRSDFDMLLEDFESLKRVFCTSGVGLIAEEDVEKEAEVVQGVVQLMGQSTEQLVEDFSIVACEKSGFGMNAAGKKLPMPPTTGRWNRSDPNTILRVLCHRNDRGANLFLKRTFQLPKRR; translated from the exons ATGGGCCTTCATACTCGCCATGAATCCCACCCTCTTCCATCTTCATCCCGTCACGTAGGGACGACGTCATGCATTACAAGCATGAACATGTCATCCTTGCTATCGCCACGAGCAAGTGCATCTCCTCAATGTCCTGCTGAGTTAGAGCCAGATCCGGATTTGTCGTGGCCGTTTGGGAAGCTAGACGGGGTTGACAAGCATGACATTAGAGAGACCGCGTATGAGGTGTTCTTTACTTCATGTCGATCCTCCCCTGGTTTTGGTGGAAGAAACGCTTTGGCATTTTATTCTTCACATgatcatcataataataatggagataacaataataatggtCCTACCTCGCCCGGATCTCCAGGGTCAGGGCGAGGGACTGGTGTCGGGATGGTGACAAATAGTAGGATTAAAAGAGCTTTGGGGTTGAGGACTTTAAAGCGAGTCCCGTCTAGAAGGTCTTCCCTTGGTGGGGGTGTGGGATTAGGGTCGTCATCGTCTAACACGGGGGGTGGACCTTCATCACCTAATTCAAATTACGGGCATGCATTCGGGCATATTGGACACTCGCACGGCGGGGGAAGCCCCGGTATTTCTTTCACCGTACCTAGCCGTACTGCCCGCCGGCCACTAACTTCAGCAGAAATTATGAGGGTGCAGATGAGGGTGACAGAGCCGAGTGATAATAGACTTCGCAAGACGCTTATGAGAACTCTTGTTGGACAA ATGGGCAGACGAGCAGAGACGATAATCTTGCCTCTTGAGCTTCTCCGTCACCTTAAACCATCTGAATTCCGTGACCATGCTGAGTACCACTTCTGGCAAAAGCGGCAGCTAAAGATCCTCGAAACCGGTTTAATTCTTAACCCATCAATCCCACTTGAGCAACCAAACATTTCAGTTAACAAGCTAAGGGATATTATGAGGGCGAATGAAGACAAACCTATCGACACTAGCAAAAATTCCGATACAATGAAGCAACTTTGCAACTGCATCCTCTCACTTGCTTGGCGTGGGGCCAATGGCAATGCCACTGATGTTTGCCATTGGGCAGATGGATATCCTTTAAACTTACACCTTTATGTGGCCTTGCTTCAATCCATTTTTGACCATAAGGATGAAACCGCGGTTTTAGATGAGGTAGATGAGCTTATGGAACTAATGAAAAAAACGTGGACTACTCTCGGAATCAATAGGTCAATCCACAATGTGTGCTTTATATATGTCTTATTCCAGCAATATGTTCTCACAGGGCAGACAGAGCAAGACCTTTTATGCGCCACCTTGACTTTACTAGTCGAGGTGGCGATTGATGCTAAAAGATCAAGTGAGCGTGACTCGATCTATGTTAAGACTTTGGCTTCAGTATTGAGCTCAATCATTGGTTGGTCTGAAAAGAAAATGTTGAGTTACCATGACGCATTTCCCAAGGGTAACATCGGGATAATGGAAAATTTACTTCCTTTGGTCTTACAAGCAAGGAAGATATTGGACGAGGACGTCTCTGCCACTATTGCGGCTAGACAAGATGAAGGAGAAGAGAAGACAAATACCCTCGAACCAAGTGGTGATAGGGTTGAGTTTTACATTCGTTCCTCTGTACGGACTGCATTCACAAAG ATGGCAGAAAGTATGAACATAGCCAGTATGCAACTCGAAGGAGAAAAAGAGGTGAGTGAAGCCCTTATAGTTCTAGCACAAGGCACAGAAGAATTGGCTGCAAAAGAGAAAGAAAGTTATAGCAACACCTTAAAGAGGTGGCACTCAGTATCAGCCGCAATTGCATCTGTTACATTACACAGTTGTTATGGAGCCGTGTTGCAGCGATATTTGACCGGAATTTCCATGTTGTCGACTGAGACCATTAATGTTCTCTATAGAGCCGGAAGGCTCGAGAAGATTTTAGTGCAAATGATTGTTGAGGATACTGTTGAATGTGAAGATGGAGGCAAATCAATTGTTAGAGAAATGGTACCTTATGAAGTTGACTCTGTCATCATAAGGCTTTTAAGGAAGTGGATTGAGGAGAGGCTAAGAAAGGGTAAAGATTGTGTTCAAAGAGCTAAAGAAACTGAA ACATGGAACCCCAAGTCAAAAGCAGAACCATTTGCACATTCTGCCGTGGAGCTTATGAAGATAGCTAAACAAACAATTGATGACTTCTTTGAGATTCCTATAGGACTGTCGGACGATTTAGTCCAAAATCTCGCTGATGGTCTAGAGCGTGTCATCCGAGAATATTCTAGCTTTGTGGCCTCATGTG GTACAAAACAAAGCTATGTTCCCACACTCCCCCCTTTAACAAGATGCAGCCGAGATTCGAAGTTTGCAAAACTTTGGAAAAGAGCTGGTTGCAATGTTGGCATGAACGACTTGCACCATTATATGGCAGCTCTTGAAGGGCATCATGCGCGCCCTTCAACAAGTCGTGGGACCCAACGCCTTTACATCCGTCTGAACACCTTACACTACCTCCTCTCTCATCTCAACTCCCTTGACAAAGCCCTCGCCCTCTCCCCACGTGTCAACCCTACCACCCAAAAACGATATCCGAACACTCGCAGGAACCTTGGAACTTCCACCTCCTACTTCGAGTTGGCGCGTGCGTCAATGCAAGGCGCTATCCAGCACGTTGCTGAAGTGTCAGCCTACCGGTTGATCTTCCTAGATTCAAATTCGGTTCTCTACGAAAGCCTTTACGTGTTTAATGTCTCCAACTCAAGGGTTAGACCGGCTCTACGCATCCTTAAGCAAAATCTCACATTATTAGGAGCCATTTTAATTGACCATGCCCAACCACTTGCTGTCAAGGAGGTAATGAAGGCCGCATTTGAAGCCTATCTAATGGTATTGCTAGCAGGAGGGAGTACCAGAACATATTGCAGGTCAGATTTTGATATGCTTTTAGAAGATTTCGAGAGCCTAAAGCGGGTTTTTTGCACGAGCGGGGTAGGGCTTATAGCTGAGGAAGATGTGGAAAAGGAGGCAGAGGTGGTACAAGGGGTAGTACAGTTGATGGGTCAGTCCACCGAGCAGCTCGTTGAGGACTTCAGCATTGTGGCTTGTGAGAAGAGCGGGTTTGGAATGAATGCAGCCGGGAAGAAACTCCCCATGCCGCCCACTACTGGACGTTGGAATCGTTCCGACCCCAATACGATTCTCAGAGTATTATGTCATAGAAATGATAGAGGAGCCAACCTTTTCTTAAAGAGGACATTTCAACTTCCAAAAAGGAGATGA